The genomic region TATCTTTAGGTCGCGCCATATAAGGCAAATCCAAACCATGTTTTGAAATTCCACTGAGTGGtactagtagtagtagtagtagtaatttattgctcgaaaaatgagaacaattataatacaTAAACTTATAGCTAATAACAATGAGGAATAACGGGGGCACTGGGATAAATATGAGGAACAatgtgggaaaaaaggaataatgGGATCTTTGCAAAACCTACGGTATTTAAgttaaaaccaacaaaaacagaaaaaaaaacaaaaagcccaACCTAAGTTAACCTAACTTATCCTAACAAAAATAACCAATTTGATTGCTTATCGAACTAGAGTATCAAGTTGCTTACTTCATGAAAACTGCTTGTGGCGTATTTTGCTTGTTAATTTCTTGTTACATTATCTAGACGACGACGAGTACTAAACAAAGGGGGTACCTTCAGAATAATTTTCAAGAATTTACTTTGAATTCtttgaagttttaaaatgtgttataTAGCGCAATGAGATCAGACGGGGACAAGTGATGTGTATAGTAGTATCTTATTTTCTAAATtgagttttgattttcttttaatgaAACAGTACAAgactttgaacattttttcgcttttaatGCCCAGTTCatcgaaatgtgttttgatGATCATTCTTTTGTCTAAATTTAGTCCAAGGTACTTTGCGGTTTTTGCCCATGCtatgttttattgttatcTAGCTGTAAGTTGTTGCTAagaagtttattttgtttcattgcaTTGTTATATTGTTGCATTGTTTATGCTGTCATAGCCGGAAGATTTTGGAGAAGAGGCGAATTGCAAGGTTGCAAGCTCACGACGTTACTGTTCACCATGCAgaatacagttggtccccgcagtacgcgaatgtttgggaccgaacgcaatagcgtatatcgaattttcgcgtattgcggatttcctctgccatatcgtttatacctcatattgaaaagttgacactgagagggaaccgcttatttaacatatcttttatccaaataactaataagtgttccattttttatattgcatagttatatctctgttaaaaaatgcatattaaaaacttcattctaccaaaacaaagtaaaattgactaatcagaactcgagcaacgctatgagctgtcagttttaaaaaatcgcgtattgcgaattcgcgtacatcgagtatcgcgtactgcggggaccaactgtatcTCTAATTCGACGATTTGGAGCTGATGGTAAAACCCCAAGGtaaaattttttggaaccttaAATTTACATACTTTACGAATAATTAACATTATAAAAGTTGtacaatattttggaaaataacCCAAAGTAACTTCGATGAAAATTTCCGAAAATCGATCTGACATCTCAATAAAAAGATATTTAAGTACAgaaaaacggaatctcccatacaaaatgtatgaactacacgggtagtccggttgaacgtttaaggggtatcaaccgaaaaatgcaaataaaattatttaaattcctttgaaaaaaatatttctttcatGCCGTTAAGTTAAGTATCATGCCGATACGACAttccaattaaaaattatttttaaaaaatccaaacactACCCGGATATTCGGTTGAACGGGTGAAGCAATACAATTAACCAtaagtttatgaaaattcagctacgcaatcaatctaggggtgcggtatgagtgGAGCCcgcgggccccccttatttcacaaatttataacaaacttcCTTTtccggtagacctagcgcagtccgctcgctgcgctcgctgcgggcgcgccgccgtttcaaattCATAATTCGCAGTTTCTTAGTCCTATGATAAGATGAGACAATAAAACCTACATTTTTGAAGTACTCATGAAGCTAGAAATAGTGAGGAAATATCGCTACTTAATGGAATGGTAAACgttgattttaaataaaaattttatttcgcatAATAAAAGATTTTTCCCCAACTggattcgaacaccaaacctAGTCGACATACTGGTAAGCCATTCAGGAGAGGTGATTGCGGAGGGAAATTAAAGATACATGCATGTTGCTGTTCGTATGTAAGTTCCatcaacgaaagaaaaataatgattAAACAGCTCGGCCAGATACGGGTGAACTGGTGCAAACGCGCCGGTCGTAAAGCGTTGCgacaccgtgaattgtgcggaCGTCAAGGTGTTAACTGTGAGTGGGTcatcaaagaagaaaaaaatttcaCACATGTGTTTAAATAGAATGGAAAAAGTTCCCTAACTCACCAGTTCATAGTAGTAAATCTCGACCCCATGACACGCGTCCTCCTGAACTCGATACCGCTGCCGGATCTCTTCGACCGCTCTACTCGATCCTTTTCTTTCCGGTATCGAGTTGGTATTTTCGATACGCAGATTTCCACTTGCCGAAGATCGAAAAATCCGCACTCTTCGAGTATTGTCTTTTTGCCGTCTAGAACTTGTTGAAAACTGTGCTTTGTAGTTTTGCTCCACAAGCATGGGAACAGCTCCAGGATTTTTATTACTGCAGCCTCCTGGGTTTCGGAAACCTAAAACAAGAATTAATAaagaaattttttatttgcaagcCAATTCTCTTAAGTGGCAATACTTATAAATCGAGAGATATAGAATCAATAAATGGTTTATGTATAATAACAAGAAATGGTTATCGCATGAAACCAATCATGAATGAAATGgtgaattttcaaaattcttCTACGGCACGATTAAGGGTACTAAAAATCATGATCTAATAGTTATACTGCGCAACAATAAATTTTAAGTTCTACAGTAAATAGGTATCTTTGATACAAGGCTTTGATAGGGATAGGCAAAAGTAGCCAAAGGCAAACGGAATTATAATTCGAAATACTTAAGGGTAAGTAAGTAATTTCTTCCACGATATATTTACAGTCATACGAGGGTTGCATTTTATATTTCGAGATTAgaggacaaaaacaaatattgaatCTCCAATAGAATTTACACGGACCCGTGTAACCGGGTCGTTTTACTAGGTCAGTGAAAACGCAGATCAAACGGAATTCAGCCCATTCCATGAAGAAGATGACATAAGAACTCGGTATCAATAATATTATGATAAGGAAGATCATAAAGGAAGGTTGTGTGGCGAAGTGAAGGGCTCCAAAAATATGCTCACATAATGGCCAACCGCATCCGGGTTGAACAATGTAAGAAAATTTCGAATTTTCCTAGACGAAAAAATCCCGTTATCTTCTATATAGACAAATGCTGGTAAACTATCGTTCCAGTATTTAATTTTGGAACCGACCACAGTATAAGTTTTGAGGCAGTAAAAGACGTGCACGACAAGTGTAAAACCGGGGTTGATACCGGGTTACTCAATATGGCACTTTATGATGGCCACTCTAGGCTTATTCGAATCGCCAACCAAGTATCACAACACAACATCGGAAAACATTGAtgaattgagaaaagaatcCAAGTTACATTTTTAGGATCTGCACTGCAAGGTGACGGACGGAATAAATCCGTCATCTCCGTCACCGTCAAAAATAACAAAGAACAGTGGATTCTACAATAACCAGTCAGTGACTGCTACAAACTTATCACGTTTATTTAAATGTGTCTGCCCGCGTATCGTTCGTCATATGattctattttaaattttaaattgcttaaTTATCTGCTAATAATAAAGGTTTTATcataagtaaaaataaaaccgcaaAACCTTAACCGCGAGACTGCATTACGTTCAAGTGTCAAAAACCGATTTTGGTATGCTGCGCTGCAACTCTCTGAGTGTAGGTTGAATGCAGGATAATATACTTTTTCATATTAATTGAGCTTGTAAATTATACTACACAGGATGGACAGTATGAACCAATGAGTTTGGGcgaagaaatgagtttgaaacggtGGCGCaaccgcagcgagcgcagcgagcggactgcgctaggtctaccgaaaaagggagttgttttataattttgagaAATAATAAGGGGGGCCCATGGGCTGGAATAATATCCTGGTATATGTACCTTACCTGTTTTTGCTGAATTTTACATCCGCAAGATCCACATAATggtcgttgctgctgctgctctgcctgtcgtttttctttttctgctaGTTGCAGCTTCTGTTGTTCCAGCTGCCGTTGCATGactttaatgtattttttatatatatcaACCtacaacagaaaaagaaataattagTAGAACCGGAAAATGCCGcaagataaaagaaaaaagttgaagGGAAAATAGTACCTCTTTCATCAAATCCCGCACTAGTTGGTGTTGTTCGAATAGTTCTTGTTCGAGCTGCGTTGGCAGTTGCTGTTATTGCAGTTGATGCGTTGGCTGTTGCTGGTCGTATAAAAATGGTATATAATAAATGCTATActgaaatgcaaacaaagcaTCTTGTTCCAACGGTGAAATATGGTGAATGTTGCGATATGCTGTTAAGCTGCGCATGAGTGCAGCAGGAGTGGGGCAGTTGTACTTCATTGATGGGATAAAGGATCACAAAACCtacgttcaaattttgaaagacaGTTGTATAAAAAACGCCGAGAAGTTAGGATTTCAAGGAAGATTCCTGTTCCAACAAGATAACGAGCGAAGTTGTGGCTTCGTTATAATAATGTCCCAAAACAACTCCATTCGCTTCCCACAGAGTCCAGATATGAACCCGATAGAACATCTATGGAAGATTTtaagcgacggctagacacagcggtattcgcacgaatattcccgccgtccagcgggaatcccgctggatgacgggaaactccatatgaaaaaaacggatttcgttcccgctatgtttaaaaaacgcgaaactacgacccggcgggaacgg from Anopheles coustani chromosome 3, idAnoCousDA_361_x.2, whole genome shotgun sequence harbors:
- the LOC131266725 gene encoding uncharacterized protein LOC131266725 — translated: MQRQLEQQKLQLAEKEKRQAEQQQQRPLCGSCGCKIQQKQVSETQEAAVIKILELFPCLWSKTTKHSFQQVLDGKKTILEECGFFDLRQVEICVSKIPTRYRKEKDRVERSKRSGSGIEFRRTRVMGSRFTTMNC